The following DNA comes from Novipirellula caenicola.
TCAGATAGTTGCTGGTCGCTTGAAAGGACTCTTCTTTGAACGTACCCGAAGCCTGATCGTCCGTGAAGCCAACCATGATCGCGTTCAAGCCTGGTTCCACTTGCTTGCTTGGGAACGTCACCACACCGTCGTCGGTCGTTTTTGCCGATCCTTCCTCATGCCCCTCGTCACAAAACAGCTTGACTTCGGCGTTCGGCAGCGGCTTTTGCTGCCAAAGCACCAAGACGCGGATTCCCTCGTCCACCGCCTTGATTTCGGCACGAAGCTGGTTGCCGCCTGATTTGCCTTCAGCCGGAGGTGTCGTCCAGGTGGCTGGATCTGGGCTGGGGAAATGCTGGACGTAATACACCAATTTCGAGCCATGGTAGATGCCGTACGTTTGCGTGCCATAGATGCATCCGGTTTTCGCGACAGCATCCGCAGCCTGCAGCCCAACCAAGTCGTCGGTCGAAACGGTTTGTAGCGTCAGCGATTTGGGGGCTGAGTTTCCGTCGGTCTGCCACAGTTCGAATGCTTTCATCGATTCAGGCAAATGGTAGGTGCGATCGTCGAGCCCTTCGCCGAAGAACAGGATCGGTTTTCCTTGATCGTTTTGAGCGAGCCAAGGAAAGTGGGCGTGAACTGGGGTAGGCCCGAACACACTAAGCAAGGCAAACAGGCAGGCGATGAAGGAGAGGTGGTGTGATTTCATTTTGGTGTTTTCAAGAAAGGATTTGGCGTCGAGTAAAAGTGGAAGGGAAAAAGACAGGCTGAATGCCTATCCCACGGTTTTACTACAGGTCGATCCGCAGCGGACTTTTCTGCTGTGGCGTGACCTCGATTTGCTTCGTCATGTTGGTAGTCGCATTGCGCGGCAAGCTTTTTGAGCGTTGCACTCCGAATTCGCGAGCCGCTTTGCGAGGGTCTTGTTCAGCAACCTCGATGATCGATTCGATCGCAGGTTCGTCGGGATTCACCCGTACGGTGTATTCTCCGGCGTAGGGGCCCGTCAGTCGAGTGAAAGCGAAACGTCCTGTGTCGATTCGTGTTGCCACGGGAGTTCCTGTTTGAGATGCGGGCGTCAAAATCAAGGTCGCACGCTCAATCGGTTTGCCGTCGGATTGGACGGTCCCGTGTAGTGCGATCCGTTCGGGGGCCGGTTCGCTGCATCCGGTTGCCAGCGATATCGAAATGGACACCGCGATCAACATCGCCTTTGCCATGACGGGACGAACGGTGTCCTCGCGAGAGCGTCGCTGGATCATCGATCGTCCCTCGGAATCACTTCGTGACCATTCTTGCTAGCGAGAGCATTGTAGATTTCATAGTCGATCGAATCGGTCATGAAATGCGTACTGCCGTCGGCATAGACAAAATGGGCGCCGCCGGAATGTTGACTTGCAAATCCACCCATATTTGCCGCGGTGTGGACATTTAGGGGATAAAGCGTTGTGCCCAATGCGATTTTTGGGTAACCGACGACCCAGCGTGCGGTGCCCCATTTCACTGTCCCGACCATGTCGCTCGGCAGCGTGCTGCCGGTCCAGAGGTAGTCGTTGTAATTGTAGACGGTTTCGCCCAGTGCGATGGTCGACGAGGTTCCGTCCAGACAATCGCGGAAACGGTTCGGCGGGTTTTGGTAGCCGTACGATGGCCAATGCAGACCGAACAGTCCGTCACCCTTCTGCATGTAGTCGTCGGTTCCTTCGCACCACAGATAGCTGGTCGGGCCGCCGGTTTCGACGGGACGACCGTTGGATCCGATGCGAGTATCCGGCGCATCGCGATTGAGAATCATCGACGGGCACAAGAACGTGGCGATCTTTTGCGACGAAACGCTTTCGTTGTAGGGATCGCTATAGCTTTTCGAGAAATCCCATTGCTGGTAGTTGTTGGATTCCTCGAGATGCGACAGCACCGAAACAAACGGGCTAATGAAGTTGCTTTGGATACTGCCAGCGGGGAATTGGCCAAATGTGCCGTGATAGTTGTGGGCCGCCAGCACGATTTGACGCATGTGGTTGGTGCACGACATCTTGCGTGCCGCCTCGCGGGCGGCTTGCACGGCGGGCAATAACAATCCGACGAGGATGCCGATGATCGCGATCACGACCAGCAATTCGACCAGCGTAAAGCCAGGCCGAGTGCGACGAGGGGATATTGGGTTTTCGGCAGCGTGTGCGGGAACGGACTGAGGGCGTAACGTTGTCATCAAACAACTCCTTCAAATGAGCCTACGAGAAAGGAAACAAGCTCTCGATGTTCGAACGTGAACACGAGAGATGCATCCGAGCGTGGCTGGCGAAGGTGCTGATGCCCCAGCGATGGCAGGCCGCTGAATTTAGATAGCCGTTTCATGGCGTTCGCCACGGTTTGCTAAATCAGCAGCCGATCGCGGATCGGGGGGGGCTGTCGTCCCAGTTGCTTGCTGCGTCGTCGAATGTGTATCGCTAATGCGAATCAGTCTCAACAAGTATTGTGTTGCAACGGTTTTTTCGCAAGAATGGCTGAGTAAAAAAATCAAAACGCGTAAGCGACCTGAAAATAAAGACTTATGACGAATCCAAACGAAGCGACGCCGCCTGCACCCAAAAAAACGGACGCCACCGACGGCGTTTGGACGAGCCAGATCGCGCCAAAAATCGTCCGATTCAAGGATCTTGCCCGCTGCGGGGATGAGATTTGGATTGAGCATCAAGGGATGCTGTACCGATTGCGAGAGACGCGGCAAGGCAAGCTAATTTTGACCAAATAGAAAGGTCGGTGCCGCCAAACGGGGGTTTTTTAAGGCGGAGCGGCGCGGGGCCCGACCGGTCAAAATCGAACGTTTCACTCGCCGCAACCGGACGGGGTACTGCGCCGCGAGCGCTACCCAAGGTCGATGGCATTGGCCGTGAATCGCCGGGGCCTGCACAGTACCCGGCCGCTTACGCGTCGCGGCTCACGGATTCGACCGCACAGGACTCGACCGCACAGGACTCGGCCGCGCAGGACCCAGCCGCTTACGCGTCACGGCTCATGGATTCGAACGTGCAGGGCCCGGCCATATTCCTTAGGACGGCTCGCTGGGCCAGCCTTTGGTCAGGACGCGTTTCATAGCCGCCAGCGTTTCTTTGCTGACATGGTGCTCGATCCCTTCGCTGTCGGCAGCCGCCGTCGCCGCGCTGACTCCCATTCGCCGCAAGAAGCTCTCCACGATCTCATGGCGTTGTCGTGACTGCGTCGCCAACCGCTTGCCTGCGGCGGTCAATTCGATCGGTTGGTAGGGTTCGGTCACGACAAACCCATCACGCTGCAGCCGGCCGATCGTATTGTTGACCGTGGCGTGCGTGACTGCGAAATGTTTGACGAGATCGATCGCCCGGCATACGCCTCGCTCGGTAATTGCGTCCGCGATCGCTTCGACGTAGTCCTCGGCAACCTCGCTGGCATGGTCCGATCGAATTCGTTGGTAAGTCTTCGATGGCAAGTTCTGGTTCCCTTCGTGTGCCCCAAGTGGTGTAATCACCACCCGCAATGTGCCATTATCGTAGCCCCATATCCTAACAAAATTGTTTTCACGCGGAATCCCCTTGATTGTGTCTGTCACGATCGCTAGACTCTGCCCATGAAGTTAGTTTCGGCTAACATTTGGCTTGCTGCCAGCAAGTCGCGATAGGGAACGCGTGTTCCTGTTTTTTACGAGGTTAAAGTTAGTGGCGGCTAACATTTGGCGTCAGCTTCATGACAAACGTCGATAACGAAGATAGAGGTTTCGAATGCCGAAGTTAGAGTGTTATTTTGCGGAGCAGAAATCCGTTTTGAATACGTCGGTTTCCACCGGATGCACGATCCATCGTCACGATCGTCCTCGCCGCGGTGGGTTCACGCTGGTTGAATTGCTCGTGGTGATCGCGATCATCGGCGTGTTAGTCGGACTACTGCTTCCTGCGGTCCAAGCCGCACGTGAAGCGGCGCGGCGTATGTCGTGTAGTAACAATTTACGGCAAGTGGGTTTAGCAGCACAAAACTATCATTCGGCTTACCAACGATTTCCCGCCGGCTATGTTTCGCATCCCACACGCGACGGATCGGCGCCAGCGTCGGTGATGATGGATTCGGTCACGTGGGACGCCGGTCCTGGTTGGGGCTGGGCCGCCGGACTCTTGCCATTCGCCGAAGGCAACGCGTTAGCAGACAGCCTTCGCTATGATCAACCGATTTGGTCATCGTTTAATCGGCAAGCGATTTCCGCAAGCATTCCCATGTTCTTGTGTCCAAGTGCGACCGGTGGCGATGAACCGTTTGAAGTCAAAGACCAATCGGGAAATCCGCTGCTCATTGGGGGACAGCCAATGAAGCTTGGGCGCAGCCATTATGTGGCAAGCCACGGCCAAGAAAGCTGTTGGGGGGAATGTGGTTCAGCTGCGACCGGCGAAGTGTTCACGAACATCTATACATCAACGACCAAGATTGTTCCGATCAATGGCGATGCTGCGAACGTTGCCGACGGGCCCTTTTTTCGCAATTCCAAAACACGATTTCGCGACGTGCTGGATGGCACGTCCAACACGATTTTCTTTGGCGAACATAGCTCGGCCCTAAGCGAAAAAACTTGGGTTGGCGTTGTTCCTGGAGCGTTCACCCATCCACGGTTTTCGTCGCCTGAAAATGGCCCCGATGCCGCTGCGACGCTGACGTTGGTTCACGCTGGACCTTCGGGTGGCGAGCTCGACATTACCGGCAGTCCCATTATCCATCCTGTCAATTTCCCCACCTATCACGTCGGGCAAATGTTCGCCGAACATCTCGGTGGCGGCTACGTTTGCATGGGCGACGGATCGGTTCGCTTTGTCACGAATTTTGTTGATTTGTATCTATGGGCGGAACTATCCAGCATGGATGAGCACGAAGTCATTGATTGGGAGAAGTTTTAATGGCACGCAATTCTACGAACGCAAAGTCGGATTCCCGATTCAAAGTCGTGGCCCTTACCGCATTAATCGTGCTTGCGATTGTCACCGCCGCATGGTGGATGTCGCATACGCCCGTCAAGCTTGACGAGCAAGGTTACGATGTCACGATTGCACTCTATCGAGTTTGCAACCAACGCAGTAGCGAAGGGTTGCAGAAAATCGAAGAGCAAATCCGAGAGCTCGAAGCAAGCCAAGCGACGTTGGGCGAATCGCATCAAGTCATTCTCGACTTGATCGCGACGGCAAAAGCGGGCGATTGGAAAAACGCTGCCATCGCATGCCGC
Coding sequences within:
- a CDS encoding DUF1559 domain-containing protein codes for the protein MTTLRPQSVPAHAAENPISPRRTRPGFTLVELLVVIAIIGILVGLLLPAVQAAREAARKMSCTNHMRQIVLAAHNYHGTFGQFPAGSIQSNFISPFVSVLSHLEESNNYQQWDFSKSYSDPYNESVSSQKIATFLCPSMILNRDAPDTRIGSNGRPVETGGPTSYLWCEGTDDYMQKGDGLFGLHWPSYGYQNPPNRFRDCLDGTSSTIALGETVYNYNDYLWTGSTLPSDMVGTVKWGTARWVVGYPKIALGTTLYPLNVHTAANMGGFASQHSGGAHFVYADGSTHFMTDSIDYEIYNALASKNGHEVIPRDDR
- the hemP gene encoding hemin uptake protein HemP — its product is MTNPNEATPPAPKKTDATDGVWTSQIAPKIVRFKDLARCGDEIWIEHQGMLYRLRETRQGKLILTK
- the mntR gene encoding manganese-binding transcriptional regulator MntR, producing the protein MPSKTYQRIRSDHASEVAEDYVEAIADAITERGVCRAIDLVKHFAVTHATVNNTIGRLQRDGFVVTEPYQPIELTAAGKRLATQSRQRHEIVESFLRRMGVSAATAAADSEGIEHHVSKETLAAMKRVLTKGWPSEPS
- a CDS encoding DUF1559 domain-containing protein, which encodes MPKLECYFAEQKSVLNTSVSTGCTIHRHDRPRRGGFTLVELLVVIAIIGVLVGLLLPAVQAAREAARRMSCSNNLRQVGLAAQNYHSAYQRFPAGYVSHPTRDGSAPASVMMDSVTWDAGPGWGWAAGLLPFAEGNALADSLRYDQPIWSSFNRQAISASIPMFLCPSATGGDEPFEVKDQSGNPLLIGGQPMKLGRSHYVASHGQESCWGECGSAATGEVFTNIYTSTTKIVPINGDAANVADGPFFRNSKTRFRDVLDGTSNTIFFGEHSSALSEKTWVGVVPGAFTHPRFSSPENGPDAAATLTLVHAGPSGGELDITGSPIIHPVNFPTYHVGQMFAEHLGGGYVCMGDGSVRFVTNFVDLYLWAELSSMDEHEVIDWEKF